In Nicotiana tabacum cultivar K326 chromosome 19, ASM71507v2, whole genome shotgun sequence, one DNA window encodes the following:
- the LOC107810990 gene encoding putative inactive histone-lysine N-methyltransferase SUVR2: protein MPPNPRVKKAYDAMKSIGISNGKVKPVLKSLLKLYDKNWELIEEENYRALADAIFEKEEAEAAEHKKSENTEESEMPLVRREEVLEEEAGHEEPERPLKRLRLRYQEGQALPSANNSSGGTSLKRPQREETQTPQIMSRGDRLVAARASHASKLKEPKTEPGSELSPKQKMLGSLALIKPKDEPYTDDMPQFEVPIAVIHPEPSNKEDTSSGNASRRRPETSEPLAIELRGGEDAGKEITTSSNGVATRRELVEVQDRCNTDVDIASSPFGEVKVSINCDPALRRSDFHMPNLESVLKMVESKCLKSYKILDPNFSVMKLMKDMCECFLELGTQHSRELQATTDVAAENDFGSRSMTVNSSNGYINFEIDAGDAEPEIPRFSPPPISEDSTEAGHIASMDNCGGIPETDQIGLVQTNSQSMEAPCESTPGEIGSVDSLSGFLNSDLGAREAQPEMPYLAPYIGEDSNQADHAASMGNCSIAPETDQNGLEQTNSLEVVPCELAPHDVGSVDVIDITKGQENVIISLVNEVNSKRPPSFHYIAYNVVFQNAYVNFSLARIGDDNSCSTCSGDCLSLSTPCACAHVTGGDFAYTKEGLVKEDFLKECISMNRDPKKHCHFFCKECPLERSKNEDIIEACKGHLIRNFIKECWWKCGCNKQCGNRVVQRGISHKLQVFMTSEGKGWGLRTLEDLPLGAFVCEYVGEVLTNAELFDRVSQSPNGEEHSYPVLLDADWGSVGVLKDEEALCLDATFYGNVARFINHRCFDSNLFEIPVEIETPDHRYYHLAFFTTRKIKAMEELTWDYGIDFDDLDHPVKAFSCHCGSNFCRNMKRPSRSRSRRQA from the exons ATGCCGCCCAATCCAAGAGTTAAGAAGGCATATGATGCTATGAAAAGTATTGGCATCTCTAATGGAAAGGTGAAGCCAGTCTTGAAGAGCCTTCTAAAACTATATGACAAAAATTGGGAGCTTATCGAAGAGGAGAATTATAGAGCACTTGCAGATGCTATATTTGAGAAGGAGGAAGCAGAG GCAGCAGAACACAAGAAGTCTGAGAATACTGAGGAAAGCGAGATG CCGCTTGTGCGGCGAGAAGAAGTTTTAGAGGAAGAAGCAGGGCATGAGGAGCCTGAAAGACCACTAAAGAGATTGCGCTTAAGATATCAAGAAGGTCAAGCTTTACCTTCCGCTAACAATTCCAGTGGTGGGACTTCTCTTAAGAGGCCTCAACGGGAGGAAACTCAAACACCTCAAATCATGTCCAGGGGGGATAGGTTGGTTGCTGCTAGAGCTTCCCATGCATCAAAACTCAAAGAGCCAAAGACAGAACCCGGCAGTGAACTGTCCCCTAAACAGAAGATGTTGGGATCCCTTGCTTTGATCAAGCCCAAGGATGAACCATATACTGATGATATGCCACAGTTTGAGGTTCCTATTGCTGTTATTCACCCAG AACCATCAAACAAGGAAGATACTTCAAGTGGTAACGCCTCAAGGAGACGTCCAGAAACTTCTGAACCCTTAGCAATAGAACTGAGAGGTGGAGAAGATGCTGGTAAGGAAATCACAACTTCATCAAATGGAGTGGCCACCAGACGTGAGCTGGTAGAAGTCCAGGATAGGTGTAATACTGACGTGGATATTGCCTCCTCACCATTTGGAGAGGTAAAAGTCTCTATAAACTGTGACCCAGCTCTTCGTAGATCAGACTTCCATATGCCGAATCTAGAATCTGTTCTGAAAATGGTGGAGTctaaatgtcttaaatcatacaAAATCCTGGACCCTAACTTTTCTGTGATGAAGCTGATGAAAGACATGTGTGAGTGTTTTTTGGAACTGGGAACTCAGCACAGTCGTGAATTGCAAGCAACCACAGATGTTGCTGCAGAAAATGATTTTGGCTCGAGAAGCATGACTGTTAATTCCTCAAATGgatatataaattttgaaattgatGCTGGGGATGCTGAACCAGAGATACCCCGATTCTCTCCTCCTCCTATTAGTGAAGACAGCACTGAAGCTGGTCATATAGCATCAATGGACAACTGTGGTGGTATTCCAGAAACTGATCAGATTGGTCTTGTGCAGACTAATTCACAGAGTATGGAGGCTCCATGTGAATCGACTCCAGGTGAAATAGGCTCTGTTGATTCCTTAAGTGGGTTCCTGAATTCTGATCTTGGTGCGAGGGAAGCTCAACCAGAGATGCCCTATCTCGCTCCTTATATTGGTGAAGACAGCAATCAGGCTGATCATGCAGCATCAATGGGCAACTGTAGTATTGCTCCAGAGACCGATCAGAATGGTCTTGAACAAACTAATTCACTGGAAGTGGTTCCATGTGAATTGGCTCCACATGATGTAGGGTCTGTTGATGTTATTGATATAACCAAGGGGCAGGAAAATGTTATAATTTCTTTGGTGAATGAAGTTAATAGCAAGCGTCCACCATCATTTCACTACATAGCTTACAATGTGGTTTTCCAGAATGCATATGTTAACTTTTCTCTGGCTCGTATTGGAGATGATAATAGCTGTTCAACTTGCTCTGGTGATTGTTTATCATTATCCACACCTTGCGCCTGTGCACACGTAACCGGCGGTGATTTTGCATACACAAAGGAAGGCCTTGTTAAAGAAGACTTTCTTAAAGAATGTATTTCCATGAATCGTGACCCCAAGAAGCACTGCCACTTCTTTTGCAAAGAGTGCCCATTGGAAAGATCAAAAAATGAGGACATTATCGAAGCTTGTAAAGGTCATTTGATTAGGAACTTCATCAAAGAGTGTTGGTGGAAATGTGGCTGTAATAAACAATGTGGCAACCGTGTAGTACAGCGAGGTATAAGCCATAAGTTACAG GTTTTCATGACCTCTGAAGGGAAAGGATGGGGCTTGCGTACTCTAGAAGACCTTCCTCTAGGTGCTTTTGTCTGCGAATATGTTGGAGAAGTTTTGACCAATGCAGAACTCTTTGATCGTGTTTCACAGAGCCCCAACGGGGAGGAACATTCTTATCCAGTCCTGCTGGATGCTGACTGGGGTTCAGTGGGTGTCTTAAAGGACGAGGAAGCTCTTTGTTTGGATGCTACATTTTATGGGAATGTTGCCAGGTTCATCAATCACAG ATGCTTCGATTCAAATTTGTTTgaaattccagttgaaatagagACCCCTGATCACCGCTACTATCAT CTTGCTTTTTTCACTACAAGAAAGATTAAAGCGATGGAGGAGCTCACATGG GATTATGGTATTGATTTTGATGACCTTGACCATCCAGTAAAAGCATTTAGCTGCCATTGCGGTAGCAACTTCTGCCGAAATATGAAACGTCCAAGCA GATCCAGATCAAGAAGGCAGGCCTGA